From Micromonas commoda chromosome 3, complete sequence, a single genomic window includes:
- a CDS encoding predicted protein: MSIARVARVAVTAPHAVRRATAARRPFPVVRRKVAVRSNEIDLEALGLDLDALMPTSILGDLEGLQEEAGAEFDDDGVPLNFGDSAYEADILRTKVGIVDRSGGWRVLRLAGPGAVDALKAAGATGEDIDALMAKGPGRGAPLDLDGGRCAAHVQAGGLLVTAPAAVADALAKAGGDAVKDLAEQCTLLSLVGPDAAELLVRSGAPGVMEQEVGTHATFGFEGCPVVAAFGGDLLAADGTFLAAVNLVADEGIAGLLWNALKGQGAEPVGSQALDAVLAE, translated from the coding sequence ATGTcgatcgctcgcgtcgctcgcgtcgcggttACTGCACCCCAcgcggtccgccgcgccaccgccgcgcgtcgtccattCCCCGTCGTTCGCAGGAAGGTCGCCGTCCGGTCCAACGAAATCGACCTCGAAGCCCTCGGCCTCGACCTCGATGCGCTCATGCCCACTAGCATCCTGGGCGACCTCGAGGGTCTCCAGGAGGAGGCCGGCGCGGagttcgacgacgatggcgttCCCCTAAACTTCGGCGACTCCGCCTACGAGGCCGATATCCTGCGGACCAAGGTGGGCATCGTGGACCGAAGCGGCGGTTGGAGGGTCTTAAGGCTCGCGGGACCCggagccgtcgacgcgctcaaggctgcgGGGGCGACTggcgaggacatcgacgcgctcatggcCAAGGGacccggtcgcggcgcgcccctcgaccTGGACGGAGGCaggtgcgccgcgcacgtgcAGGCCGGGGGCTTACTggtgacggcgccggcggcggtggcggatgCGCTGGCGAaggcggggggcgacgccgtgaaGGACTTGGCGGAGCAGTGCACGCTCCTGTCCCTCGtgggacccgacgccgccgagcttctGGTGCGaagcggcgcgcccggcgtgaTGGAGCAAGAGGTGGGCACGCACGCGACGTTCGGGTTCGAGGGCTGCCCCGTGGTTGCCGCGTTTGGCGGCgacctgctcgcggcggatgggACGTttctcgcggcggtgaacctGGTGGCGGACGAGGGCATCGCGGGTCTGCTGTGGAACGCGTTGAAGGGACAGGGCGCGGAGCCTGTCGGGtcgcaggcgctcgacgccgtcctcgcggagTGA
- a CDS encoding predicted protein gives MSAAATLIACVLALAACLQGVSGSGIYDPCASQPDLSAGDGFTIGLAYYPGGSLEDWGTLHPCKSADRANLTAAGVASMTFRPKLDAMTFFRGSEAEEGQVLASVSGANIMTVVAYAGEVRSEPRIARVTSASAVVGGVQPGRVNSLTLVARFDEGRLRYLQWHDLGCGSCARGDLCIHVGEGHQSCAGSETDCSCAGDNCALDLTGSDVLRCQLTLATAFSGTDKHSVPLGSASQIARLGHYSVSGAAGGAGAGALGLAQAALG, from the coding sequence ATGAGCGCAGCGGCAACCCTCATCGCGTGCGtgctggcgctcgcggcgtgcctCCAGGGGGTCTCCGGCTCGGGCATCTACGACCCGTGCGCGTCTCAGCCCGATCTatcggcgggcgacggcttTACCATCGGCCTGGCGTACTATCCCGGCGGCTCCCTCGAGGACTGGGGCACGCTCCACCCGTGCAAATCCGCGGATCGCGCCAACCTGACGGCCGCTGGAGTGGCGTCCATGACCTTCCGCCCGAAGCTGGACGCCATGACCTTCTTCCGCGggtccgaggcggaggagggtcAGGTTCTCGCGTCCGTGTCCGGCGCGAACATCATGACCGTGGTGGCGTACGCCGGAGAGGTCCGCTCGGAGCCGAGGATCGCGAGGGTGacgtccgccagcgcggttGTCGGCGGCGTTCAGCCCGGCCGGGTCAACTCGCTCACGCTCGTCGCCAGGTTCGACGAGGGGAGGCTGCGGTACCTCCAGTGGCACGACCTCGGGTGCGGATCGTGCGCCAGGGGGGACCTGTGCATTCACGTGGGCGAAGGGCACCAGTCGTGCGCGGGGTCGGAGACGGATTGCTCGTGCGCCGGGGACAACTGCGCGCTGGACCTCACCGGTTCGGACGTGCTGAGGTGTCAGCTcacgctcgccaccgcgttcaGCGGGACGGACAAGCACTCGGTACCCCTGGGATCGGCGTCGCAGATCGCGAGGCTCGGGCACTACTCCGTgtccggggcggcgggtggggcgggcgcgggcgccttgggcttggcgcaggcggcgctcgggtga
- a CDS encoding predicted protein: MVAESAPALVVVGESDGGGLALLSTLVLGPRGGSEAANGASPIEGPGPHALRLDTKYYTVDVAATVHTLPDEDATGDEAFGERPEAVVAVFDPTRDGSFAKVTGWCQARDDSWSPEIRLLVCRYPTKGAMDAESASSADAADDWAVENGYEAVAVIASGGDDDEALELRGDEQGMRRVRAAIEAHAWLGLAMKRGGDPTATSIGEDEAAEERETAEELDGSRPEEEPGASGDDLERMLREMARVRAMGATASDSERRAMAADAAMRMMSMFGVDSDDDGEDDEATAGAA, encoded by the coding sequence ATGGTGGCCGAATCCgcacccgcgctcgtcgtcgtcggtgagtccgacggcggcggtctcgccCTGCTGTCCACGCTCGTGCTCGGCCCTCGCGGGGGATCGGAAGCGGCGAACGGGGCGTCGCCCATCGAGGGTCCCGGTCCGCACGCGCTGCGTCTGGACACCAAGTACTAcaccgtggacgtcgccgccaccgtaCACACGCTGCCCGACGAAGATGCCACGGGCGACGAGGCATTCGGGGAGCGCCCcgaggccgtcgtcgcggtgttCGATCCCACGAGGGACGGATCGTTCGCGAAGGTCACGGGGTGGTGCCAAGCCCGGGACGATTCCTGGTCGCCGGAGATCAGGCTGCTGGTGTGCAGGTACCCGACCAAGGGCGCCATGGACGCCGagtccgcgtccagcgcggacgcggcggacgactgGGCCGTGGAGAACGGGTACGAGGCCGTGGCGGtcatcgcgtccggcggcgacgacgacgaggcgctcgagttgcgcggcgacgagcaggGGATGAggcgggtgcgcgcggcgattgAGGCGCACGCGTGGCTGGGGCTCGCCATGAAGCGGGGCGGGGAcccgaccgcgacgtcgatcgGGGAAGatgaggcggcggaggagcgcgagacgGCTGAGGAGCTCGATGGGTCGCgacccgaggaggagccgggCGCGAGTGGCGACGACCTGGAGAGGATGCTGCGGGAGatggcgcgggtgcgggcgaTGGGGGCGACCGCTTCGGACtcggagcgacgcgcgatggcggctgacgcggcgatgcggaTGATGAGCATGTTCGGTGTCGACTCCGACGATGatggcgaggacgatgaggCGACGGCCGGAGCGGCGTGA
- a CDS encoding predicted protein has translation PRLTPTQRRRLDEIAARVDVPYDSFEDSHRASLLELWNLTFPNDPRPAEFSDGGLKHPKWKEMGWQGVDPATDFRSGGLLSLHNLIWLATHERGVYDRLLRKTDGTRSEWEYPFAAAGVNVTHALCDELQLRPTRRHTRGVGGHAGAKDAFERVYSAWFQALDREWLDRGATYMEFGEVMNATRKKVRGAL, from the exons CCCAGGCTCACGCCGACGCAGCGGAGGCGTCTggacgagatcgccgcgcgtgTCGATGTGCCGTACGATTCGTTCGAGGATTCGCACCGCGCATCGCTTCTAGAGCTGTGGAATCTCACGTTCCCGAACGATCCGAGGCCCGCAGAGTTTTCGGATGGCGGGTTAAAACATCCCAAATGGAAGGAGATGGGTTGGCAGGGCGTGGACCCGGCGACGGACTTCAGGAGCGGCGGGCTCTTGTCCCTCCACAACCTCATATGGCTCGCCACGCACGAGCGAGGGGTGTACGACAGACTGCTGCGCAAGACGGACGGCACGAGGTCGGAGTGGGAGTaccccttcgccgccgcgggcgtcaaCGTCACGCACGCGCTGTGCGACGAGCTCCAGCTCCGACCCACCAGGCGCCATACGAGGGGTGTCGGCG GACACGCCGGAGCGAAGGATGCGTTTGAGCGGGTGTACTCGGCGTGGTTCCAGGCGCTGGACCGCGAGTGGCTGGATCGTGGCGCGACGTACATGGAGTTTGGCGAGGTGATgaacgcgacgaggaagaaGGTGCGCGGGGCGTTG